The genomic interval TCATTTGGATCTGCTCGGCAAACTCCAGGATCTGGGTGGTTTCGGCGGTGGAGGCGAGGATGAATTCCACGGGGAAATCGCCGCCCCCCGGCAGCGCGGGCGGCGTGACGGGAAACATGCGGATGCCGGGAATCGCCTGAAGCTTGTGCTGTACCTCGGGCAGAATCTCGAAGATGGTGCGGTCGCGCAGCTCCCAGGGCCGCGTCACCATGCCGCCGAAGCCGAAGGTCGGAAAGGTGATCTGGAAGGTGAACTCGGTCTCCGGCACGCTGAAAAAGACCCGATTGACCTCGGCCGCGTAGAGGCTGGTCTGGTCGAGGGTTGCGTTGGCCGCGGCGTCGAGGATGCCGAAGATCACCCCCTGATCCTCCGTCGGCGCCAGCTCCTTGGGCGACATGAGGAACATGGGAATGGTGAGCAGGCAGATGCCCACCCACAGCAGATACACCGCCGGGCGGGCATGGAGGGAGGCGTCGAGGCGCCGCCCGTAGGCCGCCCGCAGGCGCCCGAAATCGCGTGCGACGCGCGCCGCCAGTCCACGCTTTTCCACCTCGGCCTTGAGCAGGCGCGACGACATCATGGGCGAGAGGGTCAGGGCGACGATCCCGGAAATGATCACCGCTCCGGCCAGGGTAAAGGCAAATTCGCGAAACAGCGTGCCGGTGAGCCCGCCCTGCAGGCCGATGGGCGCATAGACCGCCGCCAGGGTCAGCGTCATCGCAATGATCGGCCCGACCAGCTCGCGGGCACCGAGAATCGCGGCATCGAGAGGCGTCTGCCCCTCGCTGAGATGGCGCTGGACGTTTTCCACGACGACGATGGCATCGTCCACCACCAGCCCGACGGACAGCACGACGGCCAGCAGGGTGAGCAGGTTGAGACTGAAGCCGAACACCTGCATGAGGAACACCGCGCCGATGAGCGACAGGGGGATGGCCATCACCGGCACCAGGGCCGAGCGCAGCGAGCCGAGAAACAAAAAGATGACGACAATCACGATAAGCAGGGTTTCGCCCAGGGTTTTAAGCACCTCGCGGATGGCGTTGTCGATGTACTCCGTCGCGTCGTAGGCGACCCGCGCTTCCATGCCGCCGGGCAACTCGCTCTGCAGGGCCGCCATCTCGGCATGAACCCGCCCGATCACATCCAGCGAGTTGGCGTTGGGCAGGGGCCAGATGCCCATGAACACCGCCGCTTTTCCGGAAAACCGCACCTCCGTGTCGTAATCCTCGGCGCCCAGCACCACATCGGCGATATCCTCCAGGCGAATCACCGCGCCGTCTTCCTGGCGCACCACCAGGCGCTGGAATTCCGCTACGCTCCTGAGGTCGGTATCGGCGGTGAGATTGACCTGGATCAGCGATCCGCGGGTCTGCCCGACGGCGGCGAGAAAGTTGTTGGCCGCCAGGGCCTGGCGCACCTGCGCCGGACTGAGGTTGTAGGCGGCCATGCGCTCGGGTTTGAGCCAGATGCGCATGGCGAAGGTGCGCGCCCCGAGAATTTCGGCGCGCTGCACGCCCTCGATGGCCGACAGGCGCGGCTGCACGACGCGCACCAGGTAATCCGTGATCTCGTTCTGCGCGAGCAGATCCGAGGTGAAGCTCAGATAGGCCGAGGCGAACTGGCTTTCCGCCGATTCGATATTGATTACCGGCACCTCGGCCTCCGGCGGCAGGTCGCGGCGCACCTGGTCGACCTTGGAGCTGATCTCGGCCAGGGCCTTGGTCGCGTCGTAGTTGAGCTTGAGGCGGGCGTTGATGGTCGAGCGTCCCTGGGTACTCTCGGACTGGATGTAATCGATGCCGTCGGCGGCGGCGATCACCCGCTCCAGGGGCGAGGTGATGAACCCGCGCACCAGTTCGGCATTGGCGCCCACATAGACGGTGGTGACCGTCACCACCGCGCTTTCGCTGCGCGGGTACTGACGCACGTTGACCGAGCGGATGGCCTGCAGACCGGCGATGAGGATCAGAAAGGTGACCACTAGGGCGAGCACGGGGCGACGGATGAAGAGGTCGGTGAATTTCATCCTCACTCATTCCCCGGGTTGGGTT from Geoalkalibacter sp. carries:
- a CDS encoding efflux RND transporter permease subunit — translated: MKFTDLFIRRPVLALVVTFLILIAGLQAIRSVNVRQYPRSESAVVTVTTVYVGANAELVRGFITSPLERVIAAADGIDYIQSESTQGRSTINARLKLNYDATKALAEISSKVDQVRRDLPPEAEVPVINIESAESQFASAYLSFTSDLLAQNEITDYLVRVVQPRLSAIEGVQRAEILGARTFAMRIWLKPERMAAYNLSPAQVRQALAANNFLAAVGQTRGSLIQVNLTADTDLRSVAEFQRLVVRQEDGAVIRLEDIADVVLGAEDYDTEVRFSGKAAVFMGIWPLPNANSLDVIGRVHAEMAALQSELPGGMEARVAYDATEYIDNAIREVLKTLGETLLIVIVVIFLFLGSLRSALVPVMAIPLSLIGAVFLMQVFGFSLNLLTLLAVVLSVGLVVDDAIVVVENVQRHLSEGQTPLDAAILGARELVGPIIAMTLTLAAVYAPIGLQGGLTGTLFREFAFTLAGAVIISGIVALTLSPMMSSRLLKAEVEKRGLAARVARDFGRLRAAYGRRLDASLHARPAVYLLWVGICLLTIPMFLMSPKELAPTEDQGVIFGILDAAANATLDQTSLYAAEVNRVFFSVPETEFTFQITFPTFGFGGMVTRPWELRDRTIFEILPEVQHKLQAIPGIRMFPVTPPALPGGGDFPVEFILASTAETTQILEFAEQIQMKAMQSGLFAFPPLIDVKIDQPQAEFVIDRDKVADLGLNLRQVGADLASMVGGDFVNRFDIAGRSYKVIPQIQRSGRLTAEQLREIYVTGPGGQLVPLSTLAEVRETTVPRSLNRFQQLNAVKISGVAVRPLDEALRFLETEAAAILPQGYVLDYTGESRQLRTEEGRFLPAFSLAILLIFLVLAVQFNSFRDPFVILAGSVPLAMFGALLFTFLKMPDPSVPFWTHGWTTTLNIYSQVGLVTLVGLVAKNGILIVEFANRLQEQGLAKRAAVHEAALTRLRPVLMTTAATMAGHFPLVLVTGAGAAARNSIGLVLVGGMGIGTLFTLFVIPSLYMLIARDHSAAA